A single Muntiacus reevesi chromosome 9, mMunRee1.1, whole genome shotgun sequence DNA region contains:
- the MRPL16 gene encoding large ribosomal subunit protein uL16m gives MWRLLRGARAPLLRATLSDSWAALPARAGLKTLLPVPTFEDVSIPEKPKLRFVERAPLVPKVRREPKNLRDIRGPSTEATELTEGSSAILALGGGYLHWGHFEMMRLTINRFMDPKNMFALWRVPAPFKAITRKGMGQRMGGGKGAIDHYVTPVKAGRLIVEVGGRCEFQEVQGILDQVAHKLPFPAKAVSRETLEKMQKDQEERERNNQNPWTFERIATANMLGIRKVLSPYDLTLRGRYWGKFYMPERV, from the exons ATGTGGCGACTACTGAGGGGCGCCCGCGCGCCCCTCCTGCGAGCGACCCTGTCAG ATTCGTGGGCAGCGCTGCCCGCCCGTGCCGGCCTGAAGACGCTGCTCCCGGTGCCAACGTTTGAAG ATGTCTCCATTCCTGAAAAGCCCAAGCTTAGATTTGTGGAAAGGGCACCACTTGTGCCAAAAGTGCGGAGAGAGCCTAAAAACCTGCGTGACATTCGAGGTCCGTCCACGGAAGCCACGGAGCTCACAGAAGGCAGTTCTGCGATCTTG GCACTGGGTGGCGGTTACCTCCATTGGGGGCATTTTGAAATGATGCGCCTGACAATCAACCGCTTCATGGACCCCAAGAACATGTTTGCCTTATGGCGAGTACCAGCCCCATTCAAGGCCATCACCCGCAAGGGTATGGGGCAGCGCATGGGGGGCGGCAAGGGTGCCATCGACCACTACGTGACTCCTGTGAAGGCGGGCCGCCTCATAGTCGAGGTGGGCGGGCGCTGCGAATTCCAGGAGGTACAAGGCATCCTTGACCAGGTTGCCCACAAGTTGCCTTTCCCTGCTAAGGCCGTGAGCCGTGAGACTCTAGAGAAGATGCAGAAAGACCAAGAGGAGCGAGAACGGAACAACCAGAACCCCTGGACCTTTGAGCGCATCGCCACCGCCAACATGCTGGGGATTCGGAAAGTGCTGAGCCCCTACGACCTGACCCTCCGGGGGCGGTACTGGGGCAAGTTCTACATGCCTGAGCGTGTGTAG